A section of the Enterobacter sp. C2 genome encodes:
- the rbfA gene encoding 30S ribosome-binding factor RbfA, which yields MAKEFGRPQRVAQEMQKEIAMILQREIKDPRLGMMTTVSGVEMSRDLAYAKVFVTFLNDKDEDAVKAGLKALQEASGFIRSLLGKAMRLRIVPELTFFYDNSLVEGMRMSNLVTNVVRQDDERRVNPDDSKED from the coding sequence ATGGCGAAAGAATTTGGTCGCCCACAGCGCGTGGCCCAGGAGATGCAGAAAGAGATTGCAATGATCCTGCAGCGCGAAATCAAAGATCCGCGTCTGGGCATGATGACCACCGTTTCCGGTGTCGAAATGTCCCGCGATCTGGCCTATGCCAAAGTGTTTGTTACCTTCCTGAACGACAAAGATGAAGATGCCGTGAAAGCGGGCCTCAAAGCGTTGCAGGAAGCGTCTGGCTTTATCCGCTCGCTGCTTGGCAAGGCCATGCGCCTGCGTATCGTGCCGGAGCTGACCTTCTTCTACGACAACTCGCTGGTCGAGGGGATGCGCATGTCTAACCTGGTGACCAACGTGGTGCGACAGGACGATGAGCGTCGCGTCAACCCGGACGACAGCAAGGAGGACTGA